A genomic window from Silene latifolia isolate original U9 population chromosome Y, ASM4854445v1, whole genome shotgun sequence includes:
- the LOC141628734 gene encoding uncharacterized protein LOC141628734, with protein sequence MVADALSRKSIHHLCSTLSRVSLRDEIEKMGVHVIKKGENIGDLTIEPELYSEIREKQQYGSRIAKWWALAANGETTWLGLDTDASLYFEGCWCVPDDEELQRSILSEAHNTPYSVHPGGDKLYKGLKKTFWWPGMKREVA encoded by the coding sequence ATGGTGgcagatgcactgagtaggaaATCTATTCATCATCTATGCAGTACCTTATCCCGCGTGAGCTTGAGGGATGAAATTGAAAAGATGGGAGTTCATGTGATAAAAAAAGGAGAGAATATTGGCGATTTGACTATAGAGCCTGAGTTGTATTCTGAGATTCGGGAGAAACAACAATATGGTTCAAGGATAGCGAAATGGTGGGCCCTTGCCGCTAATGGGGAGACTACATGGTTAGGGTTAGATACGGATGCTAGTCTCTACTTCGAGGGCTGTTGGTGTGTTCCTGACGATGAAGAACTGCAGAGGAGTATCTTGTCTGAGGCTCATAATACTCCATATTCAGTTCACCCTGGGGGAGATAAATTGTATAAGGGCTTGAAGAAAactttttggtggcctggaatgaaAAGGGAAGTGGCTTAA
- the LOC141628736 gene encoding uncharacterized protein LOC141628736, protein MAMAMDIVRSNYNSNNRYNQFLNKWSNNFGNGSYQKRNVGNGNQASGVKAGNLSAITVQGLGQKSAGKLFMVLKEVAVNDTHIVSGTFSVNHKPSLVLFDSGAIHSYVSCEHAKYLELNDPVLINDNVGIPSGESVRCTKIYKDVKINIGEVIFLVDLIEFPVGSFEIILGMDWLIKQRAFLDCYQRKIFLRGPKGVRVSYKGFMIKPKLKFINVVTLKSYMIKGCQMYVCHVRDMREAEPKREEIPVVCEFSDIFPEEILGLPPKREIDFSIDLKPGT, encoded by the exons ATGGCTATGGCAATGGATATAGTG AGAAGTAACTACAACAGCAACAACAGATACAACCAGTTCCTCAACAAATGGAGTAATAATTTTGGGAATGGTTCATATCAGAAGCGGAATGTGGGTAATGGAAATCAGGCAAGTGGAGTAAAGGCGGGTAACCTGTCGGCTATAACTGTTCAAGGTTTGGGTCAGAAGTCAGCTGGGAAATTATTTATGGTTTTGAAGGAAGTGGCAGTGAATGACACTCATATCGTCTCGGGTACATTTTCTGTGAATCATAAACCTTCTTTAGTATTATTTGATTCGGGAGCAATCCACTCATACGTGTCTTGTGAGCATGCCAAATACCTAGAATTAAATGATCCAGTTCTTATTAATGATAATGTGGggataccttcgggagagtctgtaagGTGTACTAAAATATATAAAGATGTAAAAATTAATATTGGCGAGGTGATATTTTTAGTAGACCTGATTGAATTTCCTGTAGGAAGTTTTGAAATAATTTTGGGAATGGATTGGTTGATTAAACAAAGAGCCTTTTTAGATTGTTACCAAAGAAAAATATTTTTAAGGGGACCTAAAGGGGTGAGAGTGTCTTATAAGGGTTTTATGATCAAACCaaagttgaaatttataaatgttgTGACATTAAAATCTTACATGATAAAGGGATGTCAAATGTACGTGTGTCACGTGAGAGACATGAGGGAGGCCGAACCAAAGAGGGAAGAAATCCCAGTTGTGTGCGAGTTTTCTGAtatttttcctgaagaaattctGGGGTTACCACCTAAGAGGGAGATAGACTTTAGTATTGACTTGAAACCTGGGACTTGA